One Cyanobacteria bacterium FACHB-DQ100 DNA segment encodes these proteins:
- a CDS encoding SpoIIE family protein phosphatase, producing the protein MRRELNPKLKLLIVDDEPDNLDLLYRTFRRNFEVIRAKSAIEALKVLDQQGEVAIIISDQRMPEMLGTEFLSRTADRFPDTIRIVLTGYTDVEDLVDAINSGKVFKYITKPWKPQQLQVVVEQAAETYRVLKQRTADLRRALRRESSFNAITTAIRESLDYQNMLQTIVETIGITFEATCCILHPVEGDVFRAHSAMYCTEYVAYDTCHDDRGSKLVQEVFRDRAVRLEDENSPHLVLPLAYQQELLAILSLHRAIAKPMWSSEDIELIQVVAEQAALAISQARLYRRTQQQAEQIRAELAVARQIQTNLLRQTLPSSDKLKVQACCHPAREVGGDFFEVYQHPQGDLWLAVGDVSGKGVPAALFMASAISVLRRELSQEPPPDPDQVMRNLNSILSEDLMGTNCFITMVLARYTPGTHQLVYANAGHIYPVVWSKRTIASNCDPTYLKVRGVPLGILPDWKAAAGQLTLTSGEVLLLTSDGITEATIRSDDPSNPSIASAGAMLCQTGLWKLLQQAGERLDLKQLLAQVQAHNSIQEDDQTILSLEVL; encoded by the coding sequence ATGAGGCGGGAATTGAACCCCAAGCTCAAGCTGTTAATCGTCGACGATGAGCCAGATAATCTCGACTTGCTTTACCGTACCTTCCGACGGAATTTCGAGGTGATTCGGGCAAAAAGCGCGATCGAGGCGCTCAAAGTTCTAGACCAGCAGGGCGAAGTCGCGATTATTATCTCAGATCAGCGAATGCCCGAAATGCTGGGGACTGAATTTCTCAGCCGTACCGCCGATCGCTTCCCCGATACGATCCGGATTGTACTGACAGGATATACCGATGTAGAGGATCTCGTTGATGCCATTAATTCGGGCAAAGTGTTCAAGTACATCACCAAGCCCTGGAAGCCTCAGCAACTTCAAGTCGTCGTCGAGCAAGCCGCAGAAACCTACCGCGTTCTCAAGCAGCGCACTGCCGATCTGCGCCGCGCGCTCCGTCGAGAATCTTCGTTTAATGCCATCACTACCGCCATCCGCGAATCCCTTGACTATCAAAACATGCTGCAAACGATCGTCGAAACGATCGGAATCACATTTGAAGCAACCTGCTGTATTTTGCATCCGGTTGAAGGCGATGTGTTTCGAGCGCACTCGGCAATGTACTGCACTGAGTATGTTGCCTATGACACCTGCCACGACGATCGCGGCTCCAAACTGGTGCAAGAGGTCTTTCGCGATCGAGCTGTACGGCTCGAAGACGAGAATTCGCCCCATCTCGTCTTACCGCTGGCTTATCAGCAGGAACTACTAGCGATTTTGTCGCTGCACCGAGCGATCGCAAAACCGATGTGGTCGAGCGAAGACATCGAACTGATTCAAGTCGTGGCAGAGCAAGCTGCCCTAGCGATTTCCCAAGCGCGGCTCTATCGCCGCACCCAACAGCAAGCTGAGCAAATTCGCGCCGAGTTAGCCGTTGCCCGTCAGATTCAAACGAACCTACTCCGGCAGACCTTACCAAGCTCAGACAAGCTAAAAGTGCAAGCCTGTTGCCACCCTGCCCGCGAGGTAGGAGGCGACTTTTTCGAGGTCTATCAGCATCCCCAAGGCGACCTGTGGTTAGCCGTGGGCGATGTTTCTGGCAAAGGCGTTCCTGCTGCTCTATTTATGGCAAGCGCCATTTCAGTGCTGCGGCGAGAACTGTCTCAGGAACCCCCCCCTGATCCTGATCAAGTGATGCGAAATTTGAATAGTATTCTTTCAGAAGATTTAATGGGAACAAATTGTTTCATCACAATGGTTTTAGCCAGATACACGCCTGGTACTCATCAGCTTGTCTACGCCAATGCGGGACATATCTACCCCGTGGTTTGGTCAAAGCGGACGATCGCATCAAATTGCGATCCAACTTATCTCAAAGTGCGAGGTGTCCCTCTGGGAATTTTACCAGACTGGAAAGCCGCCGCAGGACAGTTAACGCTAACGAGTGGCGAAGTGCTGTTGCTTACCAGTGACGGCATTACCGAAGCCACAATCCGATCGGACGATCCATCGAACCCCTCGATCGCGTCAGCCGGTGCAATGCTGTGCCAAACCGGACTTTGGAAGTTACTCCAACAAGCCGGAGAGCGCCTGGATCTCAAGCAGCTTCTAGCCCAAGTTCAAGCTCACAACTCAATTCAAGAAGACGACCAAACGATTCTCTCCCTGGAGGTTTTGTGA
- a CDS encoding MFS transporter has translation MDCTRSAVDLAPITPSPTHIIESPEPITGSEPVFSLAAQPESKFSKAEIRTSLRASTIDGVFATIFSNIAGGVLLSNFLVELHASPVEIGLSASIPMMANLIQPIGAILGDRARSRHHYCLAIYTPSRLIWLLLLVAIAAFHWGKITEDAMVLWTLAILTVTHFLGALGGAAWVSWLAALVPKKLRGRYFSIRNSAANLTCLLCVPLAGFVVSRFGAGSIVGYGIVLLIGIVAGLISLGFQWFMKDVNPQEQQKALPTSTETPIASVLQDSNFVRFLIYFSAWMFAVNLSAPFFNLYLLDNLGLDVSWVTIYSSLSSAANLLMLIVWGKLADRVGNRFLLLTVGVLVALTPIFWLGTGTDALSLWVWLPLLHILGGGTWAAIDLCNNNIQLGIAPVRNQSTYFALAAAIAGVSGALGTTAGGFLAQLVQYGGLPGLFALSTVVRFTALIPLIWVHEAGSRSVRQVLKSLFTTKGEIDLQLPQEQ, from the coding sequence ATGGATTGTACGAGGTCAGCAGTGGATTTAGCGCCAATTACACCTTCTCCTACCCACATTATCGAATCCCCTGAGCCAATTACAGGCAGTGAGCCTGTGTTTTCGCTTGCGGCTCAGCCCGAATCGAAGTTCTCCAAAGCCGAAATCCGAACGAGCCTCCGCGCTTCGACGATCGATGGCGTGTTTGCGACCATTTTCTCTAACATTGCAGGCGGCGTTCTGTTAAGTAACTTTCTGGTGGAACTTCACGCCAGTCCGGTTGAAATTGGACTCTCAGCCTCGATTCCAATGATGGCGAACTTGATTCAGCCGATCGGGGCAATTCTAGGCGATCGCGCTCGCAGCCGCCACCATTACTGTCTCGCCATCTATACACCATCGCGCCTGATTTGGCTGCTCTTGCTTGTCGCGATCGCCGCCTTCCACTGGGGCAAAATTACTGAGGATGCAATGGTGCTGTGGACGCTTGCAATTCTCACGGTTACGCACTTTCTGGGAGCGCTGGGCGGTGCTGCTTGGGTGTCTTGGCTGGCGGCGTTAGTGCCGAAAAAGCTGCGCGGACGGTATTTCAGCATTCGGAATAGTGCTGCGAATTTAACCTGCTTGCTCTGTGTACCGCTAGCAGGGTTTGTGGTGTCACGGTTTGGCGCAGGTTCGATCGTTGGTTATGGCATCGTTCTGCTAATTGGGATCGTGGCGGGATTAATCAGTCTCGGATTTCAGTGGTTTATGAAAGACGTGAATCCACAAGAGCAGCAGAAAGCCTTACCTACATCCACAGAAACGCCGATCGCGTCTGTGCTGCAAGACTCCAACTTCGTGCGATTTCTGATTTACTTCAGCGCCTGGATGTTTGCGGTCAATCTGAGTGCGCCGTTTTTCAACCTGTACCTGCTTGATAACTTGGGGCTAGATGTCAGTTGGGTGACGATCTATAGCAGTCTTTCTTCAGCAGCAAACTTATTAATGCTGATCGTCTGGGGTAAACTTGCCGATCGTGTGGGAAATCGATTTTTGCTGCTGACCGTTGGTGTTTTGGTAGCGTTGACCCCGATCTTCTGGCTGGGGACGGGAACCGATGCGTTATCGCTCTGGGTGTGGCTGCCGCTGCTGCACATCCTCGGCGGGGGCACTTGGGCAGCGATCGACCTCTGCAACAACAATATTCAACTGGGCATTGCCCCGGTTCGGAATCAATCGACTTATTTTGCACTCGCAGCCGCGATCGCCGGAGTGAGTGGTGCCTTGGGAACGACCGCAGGCGGATTTCTGGCTCAGTTGGTACAGTATGGGGGGCTGCCTGGACTGTTTGCGTTATCTACGGTTGTCAGGTTTACGGCACTGATTCCGCTGATTTGGGTGCATGAAGCGGGGAGCCGATCGGTACGCCAAGTGCTGAAATCGCTGTTTACGACCAAAGGAGAAATCGACCTTCAACTGCCTCAAGAACAATGA
- a CDS encoding anti-sigma regulatory factor, producing the protein MRTELHVPSDLKFLGVVERWLLDTLEAEIGNQVDWSRQSSRLRLALVEAYSNVVRHAHYNRPDLPVILRLELKGRDLAIEIWDHGQGYDLSTYLAPSPEAMQEHGYGWLILNRLMDRVEYQLQVNGRNCLRLQANLMEDHSTQHSHCS; encoded by the coding sequence ATGCGAACTGAGCTTCATGTTCCAAGCGACTTAAAGTTTTTAGGGGTGGTTGAGCGGTGGCTGCTCGATACCTTGGAAGCTGAGATTGGCAATCAGGTAGATTGGTCGCGCCAGTCGAGTCGGCTTCGGTTGGCGCTCGTTGAAGCCTACTCGAACGTTGTGAGACACGCACACTACAACCGACCTGATCTGCCTGTGATTTTGCGTTTGGAGTTGAAGGGGCGGGATTTGGCGATCGAGATTTGGGATCACGGACAGGGGTATGACCTCTCGACTTATCTTGCACCCTCGCCCGAAGCGATGCAGGAGCATGGCTATGGCTGGCTGATTCTAAATCGGCTGATGGATCGAGTGGAATATCAGCTACAGGTGAATGGTCGCAACTGTTTGAGGCTGCAAGCAAATTTGATGGAAGACCATTCGACCCAGCACTCTCATTGTTCTTGA
- a CDS encoding response regulator transcription factor: MLSSAQVPVLLVDDDSKFRQGLQTLLQFYSSHCAASGTPEGGRTFTVVAEATSSDQAVQLAAEQRPSLILLDMELAQGNGISTLTELSKLEHRSKILVVSGHQEEEWVFRAMQAGANGYVVKDGLATELFSAITTVLNDQIYLSPALATRFFQMFWFYNGKALENKAKLHLTDREQEVLYWLVQGASNDEIASQLYISIATVKAHLTAIFHKLEVTSRTQAIIRALKMGLVRG, from the coding sequence ATGCTTTCTTCTGCTCAAGTTCCTGTGTTACTGGTTGACGACGACTCTAAATTCCGTCAAGGGCTGCAAACGCTGCTTCAGTTTTACAGCAGCCATTGCGCTGCCTCTGGCACACCTGAAGGTGGCCGCACATTTACGGTCGTGGCTGAAGCGACCTCCTCGGATCAGGCGGTACAACTCGCAGCCGAGCAGCGTCCAAGCTTGATTCTTCTCGACATGGAATTAGCACAGGGCAATGGAATTTCGACGCTCACGGAACTCTCGAAGCTAGAACACCGATCGAAGATCCTAGTCGTTTCGGGACACCAGGAAGAGGAATGGGTGTTTCGAGCAATGCAAGCAGGCGCAAATGGCTATGTGGTTAAAGATGGACTGGCAACGGAATTGTTTAGTGCAATTACAACTGTCTTGAACGATCAGATTTATCTTTCTCCGGCGTTGGCGACTCGGTTTTTTCAGATGTTCTGGTTTTACAACGGGAAAGCACTAGAGAACAAAGCAAAATTGCATTTAACCGATCGCGAACAAGAGGTGCTGTATTGGTTAGTGCAGGGGGCTTCTAATGATGAAATTGCATCTCAACTATACATTTCGATCGCAACCGTGAAGGCGCATTTAACGGCAATTTTCCATAAATTGGAAGTAACGAGCCGCACCCAGGCAATTATTCGTGCTTTGAAAATGGGGTTAGTTAGGGGTTGA
- a CDS encoding HAMP domain-containing histidine kinase, translating into MRAVVPPVSTRAIAMSSAQTIEPISADSPLQVFCRLQVGQVLSQLPDAGIRLVYQSPDQSKRQSFVFGRERWSILDAESRTYLASEAWWTKNPIGCLKKVRVKSPGRFYVCSLSQTKPEYLLIATTKLLTTDQKRFIENTATLLNHHLSTVRELHRQRQTQQQIEHNNHQIEHQVKSPIALIQIYTEMLLSTVPERQARSYLESIQSSIQDIHRHLKQLSAQQKPLRIEPHDLSQILTRSINQLQPWLTEKQITVHYSRSPMLLDVDAWQLKQVFDNLITNAIYFSPDRSTIHCTWQIVQQEILIEVSDQGAGLSEADLEQVFTPFYSRRPEGTGLGLSIAQKIIQAHQGRIWASNLPSGGAKFSLTLPRQQPRLSIVPAL; encoded by the coding sequence ATGCGAGCTGTTGTTCCCCCTGTTTCTACTCGTGCGATCGCGATGTCCTCCGCACAGACGATCGAACCTATTTCTGCTGATTCTCCACTCCAGGTATTCTGTCGGCTCCAAGTCGGACAAGTGCTTTCACAACTGCCGGATGCTGGAATCCGCCTCGTTTACCAATCTCCGGATCAATCAAAGCGCCAATCTTTTGTGTTTGGGCGGGAGCGCTGGTCGATTTTAGATGCTGAATCACGGACTTATCTGGCTTCAGAGGCTTGGTGGACAAAAAACCCGATCGGCTGTCTCAAAAAAGTGCGGGTCAAATCACCGGGACGATTTTATGTCTGTTCTCTGAGCCAAACTAAACCAGAATATCTTCTGATTGCAACCACAAAGCTGCTTACAACCGATCAAAAGCGGTTTATTGAGAACACAGCAACGCTTCTAAATCATCATCTTTCAACCGTAAGAGAATTGCATAGACAACGCCAAACTCAACAGCAAATTGAACACAACAATCATCAAATCGAACATCAAGTTAAAAGCCCGATCGCACTGATCCAGATCTACACGGAGATGCTGTTATCGACTGTCCCGGAGCGGCAGGCGCGATCGTATCTTGAGTCAATTCAATCTTCGATTCAAGACATTCATCGCCACTTAAAGCAGCTATCGGCTCAGCAAAAACCTCTACGAATCGAGCCGCACGACTTAAGCCAAATTCTGACCCGGAGTATCAATCAGCTCCAGCCTTGGTTAACGGAAAAACAAATTACAGTTCACTATTCCCGCTCTCCAATGCTGCTCGATGTAGACGCGTGGCAGCTTAAACAAGTGTTCGATAACCTGATCACAAACGCTATCTACTTCAGTCCCGATCGCAGCACCATTCACTGCACCTGGCAGATCGTGCAGCAGGAGATTCTGATTGAGGTCTCAGACCAAGGTGCAGGACTTTCTGAGGCTGATTTAGAGCAGGTCTTCACGCCGTTTTATTCTCGTCGCCCCGAAGGAACTGGACTAGGACTCTCGATCGCTCAAAAAATCATTCAGGCGCATCAAGGGCGCATCTGGGCTAGCAACTTACCGAGCGGAGGTGCGAAATTCTCGTTGACCTTACCCCGCCAGCAACCCAGGCTCTCGATCGTCCCAGCCCTTTAG
- a CDS encoding amidase: MNPVDLAFTSALEQARLIRTKEISPVELTQLYLDRIAQLDPQLGSFYTVTAEGAIADARSKAERLSEPELPPFFGVPIGIKDLNPVEGVPCSYGLKVARNQIAMQDDLVVTRLKQAGFIILGKTATSQLASFPYTEAPGFPPARNPWNLEYTPGGSSGGSSAAVAAGLCAIAQGSDGGGSVRGPAACCGLVGLKPSRGRISMAPIGEALGGFAVNGALAHTVADAAAFLDVTAGYVTGDPYWLPDPETSFLEATQRQLEPLRIGLVAEIEPIGKADSTCVQAVEKIAHLLEAMGHTIEPLTLDFGEMIEPFTLIWRTQTDVGVPPFLLEKVNRWLWWRAKFTSAGRYAKSRQQLQIFARKVVELCDRFDVLLTPTYMYPTIRVGEWAKLSPASTIDQIIRWIAPCPAFNVTGQPGISIPAGFDSNGVPIGVQLVGRPADEATILALAAQIEQVQPWIGIRPAMAQM; this comes from the coding sequence ATGAATCCTGTAGATTTAGCTTTTACATCAGCGCTCGAACAAGCGCGTCTGATTCGGACAAAAGAGATCTCTCCAGTTGAACTCACGCAGCTTTACCTCGATCGCATCGCACAGCTTGATCCCCAGTTGGGCAGCTTCTACACCGTGACCGCAGAAGGCGCGATCGCCGATGCTCGATCCAAAGCTGAGCGCCTGTCAGAGCCAGAGTTACCGCCTTTTTTCGGAGTGCCGATCGGCATTAAGGATCTCAATCCAGTCGAGGGAGTTCCGTGTTCATATGGCTTGAAAGTTGCGCGGAACCAGATTGCAATGCAGGACGATCTCGTCGTCACCAGGCTCAAACAAGCAGGATTCATCATTCTAGGGAAGACTGCAACTTCTCAGCTTGCTTCCTTTCCTTACACTGAAGCGCCCGGATTTCCCCCCGCTCGCAATCCTTGGAATTTGGAGTATACGCCGGGTGGCTCAAGCGGTGGGTCGTCTGCGGCAGTTGCGGCGGGGCTTTGTGCGATCGCTCAGGGCAGCGATGGGGGTGGCTCAGTGCGAGGCCCGGCGGCGTGTTGTGGATTAGTTGGACTCAAACCTTCACGGGGTCGAATTTCGATGGCTCCGATCGGTGAGGCGCTCGGTGGATTTGCGGTGAATGGAGCTTTAGCGCACACGGTTGCAGATGCTGCCGCATTTTTGGATGTGACAGCCGGGTATGTCACAGGTGATCCATATTGGCTGCCTGATCCTGAGACTTCTTTTCTGGAGGCGACCCAGCGGCAACTTGAGCCGTTACGAATTGGATTAGTCGCTGAGATTGAGCCAATCGGTAAGGCTGATTCAACTTGTGTGCAAGCGGTCGAAAAAATCGCGCATCTGCTTGAAGCAATGGGGCATACGATCGAGCCTCTAACTCTCGATTTTGGCGAAATGATTGAGCCGTTTACGCTGATTTGGCGGACTCAGACGGATGTTGGAGTTCCGCCATTTCTATTAGAGAAGGTCAATCGCTGGCTGTGGTGGCGGGCGAAGTTCACGTCTGCGGGACGGTATGCGAAATCGCGCCAACAGCTTCAAATTTTTGCTCGTAAAGTGGTGGAATTGTGCGATCGCTTTGATGTACTACTGACTCCAACTTATATGTACCCGACCATCCGAGTTGGAGAATGGGCAAAGTTGAGTCCGGCAAGCACAATCGATCAAATCATCCGGTGGATTGCGCCTTGTCCCGCGTTTAACGTCACGGGTCAACCGGGCATTAGTATTCCAGCTGGATTTGATTCAAATGGAGTACCGATCGGGGTTCAGCTTGTGGGACGACCCGCAGATGAGGCGACAATTTTAGCCTTAGCTGCACAAATCGAGCAGGTACAGCCTTGGATCGGAATTCGACCTGCAATGGCGCAAATGTAA